In the genome of Streptomyces fagopyri, the window TACAGCGGAGCCCCCGCGACCTGCGCGAGCTTGATCGCCCGATGGGTGGCCTCGGCCTCCAGGAGCGCCTTGCGGACCTCTCCGTGGAAGCGCGGGTCGGTCTCACCCCGGGCCAGGGCCTGTTCGACGAGCACGTCGATCGCGATGCCGTTCTCGGCGTGCATCATGATCAGGCCGCCGTTCTCGGCGGAGCGCTGCATGGCACGCAGGATCTGGCCGTCGTCGCTGTAGAAGACGCCGGGGTAGGCCATGAACTGCTTGAAGGAGGTGACGCCCTCCTCGACCAGCAGGTCCATCTCCTTCAGCGTGTCCTGGTTGACGTCCGAGACGATCATGTGGAAGGCGTAGTCGATGGCGCACTGGCCGTCGGCCTTGGCGTTCCACGCGTCGAGGCCCTCGCGCAGCGAGTGGCCGACGCTCTGCACCGCGAAGTCGACGATGGTGGTGGTGCCGCCCCAGGCCGCCGCCCGGGTGCCCGTCTCGAAGGTGTCGGAGGCGAAGGTGCCGCCGAACGGCAGCTCCATGTGGGTGTGGGCGTCGACGCCGCCCGGGATGACGTACTTCCCGGCGGCGTCGATGGTCCGCTCGGCCGTCCACGACTCGGCCGTCGGGGTGCCGGTCGCGGCGAGCGCGACGACCCGGCCGTCCTCGATCAGGACGTCGGCGTGCATCTCGTCGGACGCGGTGATGACGAGGCCACCGCGGATGACGGTACGGCTCATGCTCCCTCTCCTTCCGGTCGTGCGTGCACTGGGGGAATTCCGAAGCTGTCAGAAGCTGAGGTCAACGCTGTTTCCTCCGGGAAGGCCCGATGGGAAGGAGGCCCGTGGGCCCGGCCCCCCGGCGGCCGGGCCCACCAGAGGCCGTCCGTCAGGGAGCCGTCAGCGGCCCGTACGCCCCCGGGGCGCGGTCCCGGTAGAACTGCCACCGGTCGCGCACCTCGCGGAGTCTGGCCATGTCCAGTTCGCGGACGACGAGTTCGCTCTCCTTGTCGCTCGCCACCTCGCCGACGAACTGAGCCTCCGGGTCGACGAAGTAGCTCGTCCCGTAGAAGTCGTTGTCGCCGTACTCCTCGACACCCACCCGGTTGATCGCGCCCACGAAGTACTCGTTGGCGACGGCCGCGGCCGGCTGTTCCAGCTGCCACAGGTATCCGGACAGACCCCGCGAGGTGGCCGAGGGGTTGAAGACGATCTCGGCACCCGCGAGGCCCAGCGCGCGCCAGCCCTCCGGGAAGTGCCGGTCGTAGCAGATGTACACACCGATCCGGCCGACGGCGGTGTCGAA includes:
- the hydA gene encoding dihydropyrimidinase, encoding MSRTVIRGGLVITASDEMHADVLIEDGRVVALAATGTPTAESWTAERTIDAAGKYVIPGGVDAHTHMELPFGGTFASDTFETGTRAAAWGGTTTIVDFAVQSVGHSLREGLDAWNAKADGQCAIDYAFHMIVSDVNQDTLKEMDLLVEEGVTSFKQFMAYPGVFYSDDGQILRAMQRSAENGGLIMMHAENGIAIDVLVEQALARGETDPRFHGEVRKALLEAEATHRAIKLAQVAGAPLYVVHVSAQEAVAELARARDEGLNVFGETCPQYLFLSTDNLAEPDFEGSKYVCSTPLRPQEHQAALWRGLRTNDLQVVSTDHCPFCFVGQKELGRGDFSKIPNGLPGVENRMDLLHQAVVDGHLSRRRWIEIACATPARMFGLYPKKGTIAPGADADIVIYDPHAEQVMSVETHHMNVDYSAYEGKRVTGRVETVLSRGEMVITDREFTGRAGHGVYTPRSTCQYLL